Proteins from a genomic interval of Pseudomonas asplenii:
- a CDS encoding DUF1329 domain-containing protein, giving the protein MRKMILQCGALALSLLAANVMAAVSPEEAAKLGTTLTPIGAEKAGNADGSIPAYTGGIPKNAGAVDAKGFLADPFANEKPLFVITAANADQYKAKLSDGQMAMFKRYPQTYTIPVYPTHRTVALPPAVLESAKRSALNVTAINDGNGLANFTGNRYYAFPIPKNGVEVLWNHITRYHGGNLRRTITQATPQTNGSFTPITFEEEAAVPSEIPDLAPDKGANVLTFFKQEVTAPARLAGNVLLVHETLDQVKEPRLAWVYNAGQRRVRRAPQVAYDGPGTASDGLRTSDNFDMFSGAPDRYDWKLIGKKEMYIPYNSYKLDSPNLKYTDVIKAGHINQDLTRYELHRVWEIEGTVKPSERHIYAKRHMYIDEDSWQIALVDHYDGRGQLWRVAEGHAQFYYDHQVPAYTVETLYDLIAGRYIALGMKNEEKHSFQFGFVGKAADYTPAALRASGVR; this is encoded by the coding sequence ATGCGCAAGATGATTCTGCAATGCGGCGCCCTGGCCCTGAGCCTGCTGGCCGCCAACGTGATGGCGGCGGTTTCTCCAGAGGAAGCGGCCAAGCTCGGCACCACTCTGACCCCGATCGGTGCGGAAAAGGCCGGCAATGCCGACGGCTCGATCCCGGCCTACACCGGCGGTATCCCGAAAAACGCCGGCGCGGTGGACGCCAAGGGCTTCCTCGCCGATCCGTTCGCCAATGAAAAGCCGCTGTTCGTGATCACCGCGGCCAACGCCGACCAGTACAAGGCCAAGCTCTCCGACGGCCAGATGGCGATGTTCAAACGTTATCCGCAAACCTACACGATCCCGGTTTATCCGACCCATCGTACTGTCGCCCTGCCACCGGCGGTCCTTGAGTCGGCCAAGCGCAGCGCCCTCAACGTCACCGCGATCAACGACGGCAACGGCCTGGCGAATTTTACCGGCAACCGCTACTACGCCTTCCCGATTCCAAAGAACGGCGTGGAAGTGCTGTGGAACCATATCACCCGTTATCACGGCGGCAACCTGCGGCGCACCATCACCCAGGCGACGCCGCAGACCAACGGCTCCTTCACCCCGATCACTTTCGAGGAAGAAGCGGCTGTGCCTTCGGAAATCCCGGACCTGGCACCGGACAAGGGCGCCAACGTGCTGACCTTCTTCAAACAGGAAGTCACCGCACCAGCGCGCCTGGCGGGTAACGTGCTGCTGGTGCACGAAACCCTCGACCAGGTGAAGGAACCACGCCTGGCCTGGGTCTACAACGCCGGCCAACGCCGTGTGCGTCGCGCGCCGCAAGTCGCCTATGACGGTCCGGGCACCGCCTCCGATGGTCTGCGCACCTCGGACAACTTCGACATGTTCTCCGGCGCCCCGGATCGTTACGACTGGAAACTGATCGGCAAGAAGGAGATGTACATTCCCTACAACAGTTACAAACTCGATTCGCCGAACCTCAAGTACACCGACGTGATCAAGGCCGGTCATATCAACCAGGACCTGACCCGCTACGAGCTGCACCGGGTCTGGGAAATCGAGGGTACGGTCAAGCCGAGCGAGCGACATATCTACGCCAAGCGCCACATGTATATCGACGAGGACAGCTGGCAGATCGCGCTGGTGGATCACTACGATGGTCGCGGCCAACTGTGGCGGGTGGCTGAGGGGCATGCGCAGTTCTACTATGACCACCAGGTGCCGGCCTATACCGTTGAAACCCTGTATGACCTGATTGCCGGTCGCTACATCGCCCTGGGCATGAAGAACGAGGAGAAGCACAGCTTCCAGTTCGGCTTCGTCGGCAAGGCTGCGGACTACACTCCGGCGGCACTGCGGGCCAGCGGGGTACGCTGA
- a CDS encoding DUF1302 domain-containing protein — translation MTKTTMRAIFTPQALAVAVALGASAQANAVSFNIGEIEGKFDSSLSVGASWGMRDADKSLVGTPNGGTGQASTGDDGRLNFKKGETFSKIVKGIHDLELKYGDTGVFVRGKYWYDFELADGDRQFKDLSDHHRDEGARSSGIELLDAFVYHNYSIADLPGTVRLGKQVVSWGESTFIGNSINSINPIDVSAFRRPGAEIKEGLIPVNMLFASQSLTDALTVEGFYQLNWENTVVDNCGTFFANDVVQHGCNNNYTVGSPAIAPLQPLAAAFGQGFEVTSEGVVVQRSKDREARDGGQFGIALRWLGDDTEYGLYFMNYHSRTPTVGTTTAGQGTINALGSILPLTPAAFRTGLAQSIMLGRGQYYLEYPEDIRLYGASFSTTLPTGTAWSGEISYRPNAPVQLNTTDLTLALLNPIAGGAASPIRTTAGSDNVGYRRKEITQAQTTLTQFFDQVLGADRLTLVGEAGITYVGGLESKDTLRYGRDSVYGAYGFQGDTGGYVTATSWGYRARAILDYSNVFAGINLKPNLSWSHDVKGYGPNGLFNEGAKAVSIGVDADYRNTYTASLSYTDFFGGRYNTLIDRDFLALSVGANF, via the coding sequence ATGACAAAAACAACAATGCGCGCCATCTTCACGCCACAGGCGCTGGCGGTTGCCGTGGCACTGGGAGCGAGCGCCCAGGCCAACGCGGTTTCGTTCAATATCGGGGAGATCGAGGGCAAATTCGACTCGTCCCTGTCGGTCGGTGCGAGCTGGGGCATGCGTGATGCCGACAAGTCGCTGGTCGGGACCCCCAATGGTGGTACTGGCCAGGCTTCCACGGGTGATGACGGACGCTTGAACTTCAAGAAGGGCGAGACCTTCTCGAAGATCGTCAAGGGCATCCATGATCTGGAGCTCAAATACGGCGACACCGGCGTGTTCGTGCGTGGCAAGTACTGGTACGACTTCGAACTGGCGGACGGCGATCGCCAGTTCAAGGACCTCAGCGATCATCACCGCGATGAGGGCGCCCGCTCCTCCGGCATCGAACTGCTCGATGCCTTTGTCTATCACAACTACTCGATTGCCGACCTGCCGGGCACCGTGCGCCTGGGCAAGCAGGTGGTCAGTTGGGGCGAGAGCACCTTCATCGGCAACTCGATCAACAGCATCAACCCGATCGACGTTTCGGCCTTCCGCCGGCCTGGAGCCGAGATCAAGGAAGGCCTGATTCCGGTCAACATGCTCTTCGCTTCCCAGAGCCTGACCGATGCACTGACGGTCGAGGGGTTCTACCAGTTGAACTGGGAGAACACGGTTGTCGATAACTGCGGCACCTTCTTCGCCAACGACGTGGTGCAACACGGCTGCAACAACAACTACACCGTCGGCAGCCCGGCCATTGCGCCGTTGCAACCACTGGCTGCTGCCTTTGGCCAGGGTTTTGAAGTCACCTCCGAAGGCGTTGTCGTGCAACGCAGCAAGGATCGGGAGGCGCGGGATGGCGGACAGTTCGGTATTGCCCTGCGCTGGCTGGGCGATGACACCGAATACGGCCTCTATTTCATGAACTATCACAGCCGGACCCCGACGGTCGGTACCACCACGGCGGGCCAGGGCACCATCAACGCGCTTGGCAGCATCCTGCCGCTGACCCCCGCCGCCTTCCGCACCGGTCTGGCCCAGAGCATCATGCTGGGACGTGGCCAGTACTACCTGGAATACCCGGAGGATATCCGTCTCTACGGGGCGAGTTTCTCCACCACCTTGCCCACCGGGACCGCCTGGAGCGGCGAGATCAGCTATCGTCCCAACGCCCCGGTACAGCTCAACACCACCGACCTGACCCTGGCCCTGCTCAATCCGATTGCCGGTGGCGCGGCCTCACCGATCCGTACCACGGCCGGATCCGACAACGTCGGCTACCGCCGCAAGGAAATCACCCAGGCGCAAACTACCCTTACCCAGTTCTTCGACCAGGTCCTGGGCGCCGATCGCCTGACTCTGGTGGGTGAGGCCGGGATCACCTACGTCGGTGGCCTGGAGTCCAAGGACACGCTGCGCTACGGGCGTGACTCGGTCTATGGCGCCTACGGCTTCCAGGGCGACACCGGTGGCTACGTCACCGCCACTTCCTGGGGCTACCGCGCCCGGGCGATCCTCGACTACAGCAACGTGTTTGCCGGGATCAACCTCAAGCCCAACCTGTCCTGGTCCCACGACGTCAAGGGCTACGGCCCCAACGGCCTGTTCAACGAGGGGGCGAAGGCGGTCAGCATCGGCGTGGATGCCGACTACCGCAACACCTACACCGCCAGCCTCAGTTACACCGACTTTTTCGGTGGCCGCTACAACACCCTGATTGATCGCGACTTCCTGGCACTCAGTGTCGGCGCGAACTTCTGA
- a CDS encoding LuxR C-terminal-related transcriptional regulator: MTAMTPRLDRPGFLPRLSSRHVSRPRLSVPLIESQARVRLLCAPAGSGKSALLAECLLKAPADCGVCWLPLAGANLAPDAFCAILAEALGLEGTWDEPSLLARLARWTTPTWIFLDDYCRLPDPALDQLLDRLLAVSSPMLSWWLGGRRRPHCNWPRLLLEGELHEVGAVQLAFERSEIERLVVNPTVEVSPQCIERISQYTGGWCAGVRVALLEAPAWLANDPEAGSRRSATLLDYLQHELFDVLAPELAEAWRVLAHLPRFNADLCEHLFGAGEGAQWMRTLQELGCFVEPWEDSTEWLRIFAPLTLLLRDEPWPAARSWHRRACQWFSARGDWQAAVEQALAAEELEVAASLLHNFSFDYLFEGQNVPLLLRLHEQRPDELLFGTPHLLGLITTALLFAGRFDDATRSIEQMARFAPQPSLVAQRHLVARWQAQQGWLLHLQGRTGPAREHFLDALQELPPAAWPARLFCLSGLTQQALLNGELEQAHALSREALCLARAQGSLLFEALLELDHAQLLEQRGALHRSAALLDNIQALLVAKHYLTGPLRGRVALRQGRLALRQGQDLQAAEYFQAGLDECLRCHDKQALYGFLGLALLDANHGNYPQAFVRLRDAERLMQQRHIPDTVYRAVLLLISSHFWLQQGRPELADEALTRVLRHYHGPNAIQAPPASLELVPRLEYLLVLAQVYQRKPVAALESLARQLEQAQRRGMQGIETEIRLALAEVAFLEGDGALAKSHLGEGLALVGRCNLQQALRELRLRQPGMLSALGVEEELVASGDNPLSQRELEVLKLIAQGSSNLQIADQLFISLHTVKTHARRIHSKLGVERRTQAVAKAKALGLMG; encoded by the coding sequence ATGACCGCCATGACCCCGCGTCTGGATCGTCCCGGGTTCCTGCCTCGCCTGTCCTCCCGCCATGTATCGCGCCCACGCTTGAGTGTCCCGCTGATCGAGTCCCAGGCTCGGGTCCGTCTGCTGTGCGCTCCCGCCGGCAGCGGCAAGAGCGCACTGCTGGCCGAATGCTTGCTGAAGGCGCCCGCCGACTGTGGCGTATGTTGGCTGCCCCTGGCCGGTGCGAATCTGGCGCCCGATGCCTTCTGCGCGATCCTGGCCGAAGCGCTGGGCCTGGAAGGGACATGGGACGAGCCGAGTCTGCTGGCGCGGCTGGCCCGTTGGACCACGCCGACCTGGATCTTCCTCGACGACTATTGTCGCCTGCCCGACCCGGCGCTGGATCAACTGCTCGACCGTCTGCTGGCGGTCAGCAGTCCGATGCTGAGCTGGTGGCTGGGCGGACGGCGGCGCCCACACTGCAACTGGCCACGGTTGTTGCTGGAGGGCGAACTCCATGAGGTCGGTGCGGTGCAACTGGCCTTCGAGCGTAGCGAGATCGAACGTTTGGTGGTCAATCCGACGGTCGAGGTATCGCCCCAGTGCATCGAGCGGATCAGCCAGTACACCGGTGGCTGGTGCGCCGGTGTACGGGTCGCGCTGCTGGAAGCGCCAGCCTGGCTCGCCAACGATCCGGAAGCCGGCTCGCGACGCTCGGCGACCCTGCTCGATTACCTGCAGCACGAACTGTTCGATGTGCTGGCGCCCGAGTTGGCCGAGGCCTGGCGGGTTCTGGCGCACCTGCCACGGTTCAACGCTGACCTCTGTGAGCATCTGTTCGGGGCCGGGGAGGGCGCCCAGTGGATGCGTACCCTGCAGGAACTGGGGTGCTTTGTCGAACCCTGGGAGGACTCCACCGAATGGTTGCGCATATTTGCCCCGCTGACCCTGCTGCTGCGTGACGAACCCTGGCCGGCTGCGCGCTCCTGGCATCGTCGCGCCTGTCAGTGGTTCAGTGCCCGGGGCGATTGGCAGGCGGCGGTGGAGCAGGCCCTGGCTGCCGAAGAACTGGAAGTCGCCGCGAGCCTGTTGCACAACTTCAGTTTCGACTACCTGTTCGAGGGGCAGAACGTCCCGTTGTTGCTGCGCCTGCATGAGCAGCGTCCGGACGAGCTGTTGTTTGGCACGCCACACCTGCTTGGGCTGATTACCACTGCGCTGTTGTTTGCCGGGCGTTTCGACGACGCGACGCGCAGCATCGAGCAGATGGCCCGCTTCGCACCACAACCGTCGTTGGTGGCGCAGCGGCACCTGGTGGCGCGCTGGCAGGCGCAGCAGGGGTGGCTGCTGCATTTGCAGGGCCGGACGGGGCCGGCTCGCGAGCATTTTCTCGATGCGCTCCAGGAATTGCCGCCGGCGGCCTGGCCGGCTCGACTGTTCTGTCTGTCCGGGTTGACCCAGCAGGCCCTGCTCAATGGTGAGCTGGAACAGGCCCACGCCTTGAGCCGGGAGGCCCTGTGCCTGGCGCGTGCGCAAGGTTCGCTGTTGTTCGAGGCGCTGCTGGAACTCGACCATGCACAGTTGTTGGAGCAGCGCGGCGCACTGCATCGCAGTGCGGCGTTACTGGACAATATCCAGGCCTTGCTGGTCGCCAAGCACTACCTCACCGGCCCGTTGCGCGGTCGCGTGGCCCTGCGCCAAGGTCGTCTGGCCTTGCGTCAGGGGCAGGACCTGCAAGCTGCCGAATATTTCCAGGCCGGGCTCGACGAATGCCTGCGCTGTCACGATAAACAGGCGCTCTATGGGTTTCTGGGGCTGGCGCTGCTGGATGCCAACCACGGCAACTATCCACAGGCTTTCGTCCGTCTGCGCGACGCCGAACGGTTGATGCAACAGCGGCATATTCCCGACACGGTCTACCGCGCGGTGCTGCTGTTGATCAGCAGCCATTTCTGGTTGCAGCAGGGACGTCCCGAATTGGCGGACGAGGCGCTGACCCGGGTGTTGCGCCACTATCACGGACCCAATGCGATACAGGCGCCGCCAGCGAGCCTGGAGTTGGTTCCGCGCCTCGAATACCTGCTGGTCCTGGCCCAGGTCTACCAGCGCAAGCCGGTCGCTGCGCTGGAGTCATTGGCGCGGCAACTGGAGCAGGCGCAGCGCCGGGGCATGCAAGGCATCGAAACGGAGATCCGCCTGGCCTTGGCGGAAGTGGCCTTCCTGGAGGGCGATGGCGCCTTGGCCAAGAGCCATCTCGGCGAGGGCTTGGCACTGGTCGGCCGCTGCAATCTGCAGCAGGCGCTGCGGGAGTTGCGCCTGCGTCAACCGGGCATGCTGTCGGCACTGGGCGTCGAGGAGGAGCTGGTCGCCAGTGGTGATAATCCGCTGAGCCAGCGCGAACTGGAAGTGCTCAAGCTGATCGCCCAGGGCAGTTCCAACCTGCAGATCGCCGACCAGTTGTTCATCTCGCTGCACACGGTGAAAACCCATGCGCGCAGGATTCACAGCAAGCTCGGCGTCGAGCGGCGCACCCAGGCGGTGGCCAAGGCCAAGGCGCTGGGCCTGATGGGCTAG
- a CDS encoding CidA/LrgA family protein — translation MNRSLLKKTARLLAELSVLCGLYLLGDQVAAWTGWPIPAGVIGLALLLLAFASGRVNPATLQLGAGWLMAEMLLFFIPALMSLLDYGAMLRQDGWRILLVIMCSTLLVMLATAFTVEFVCRWSSRHEA, via the coding sequence ATGAACAGATCACTGCTGAAAAAAACCGCTCGCCTGCTCGCCGAACTGTCGGTGCTGTGCGGCCTCTATCTGCTCGGTGACCAGGTGGCAGCCTGGACCGGCTGGCCGATTCCCGCTGGGGTGATCGGGTTGGCGCTGCTGTTGCTGGCCTTCGCTTCGGGCCGGGTCAACCCGGCCACGCTGCAGTTGGGCGCTGGCTGGCTGATGGCGGAAATGCTGCTGTTCTTCATCCCGGCGCTGATGAGCCTGCTGGACTATGGCGCGATGTTGCGCCAGGACGGTTGGCGGATCCTGCTGGTGATCATGTGCAGTACCCTGCTGGTCATGCTGGCGACGGCCTTCACCGTCGAATTCGTTTGCCGTTGGAGCAGCCGTCATGAAGCTTGA
- a CDS encoding IclR family transcriptional regulator translates to MEKPRSSDSNAKQKVRSAEVGTDILKALAELSPSTSLSRLAEHVQMPASKVHRYLQALIASGFAEQNVATNHYGLGREALRVGLAALNSMDVLQVAAMPVAELRDDLNESCFLAVWGNHGATVVHIEPAVRAVTVVTQLGSVLPLLSSSTGLVFNAFLPDRETIDLREAELKAGHPHPLADAATYAATCEQIRRRGLHFVNGLLMPGVDALSAPVFNALGQVAAVLTVVGPTSLFPADEKGPAAQRLLAASEAISWRMGYQKN, encoded by the coding sequence ATGGAAAAGCCGCGCAGCAGCGACAGCAACGCCAAACAGAAAGTCCGCTCGGCCGAGGTCGGTACCGACATCCTCAAGGCCCTCGCCGAGCTGTCGCCGAGCACCTCGCTGTCGCGCCTGGCCGAGCACGTGCAGATGCCGGCGAGCAAGGTGCATCGTTACCTGCAGGCGCTGATCGCCAGCGGTTTCGCCGAACAGAACGTGGCCACCAACCATTACGGCCTCGGGCGCGAGGCCTTGCGGGTCGGCCTGGCCGCGCTCAACAGCATGGACGTGCTGCAAGTGGCGGCCATGCCCGTGGCGGAGTTGCGCGATGACCTGAATGAAAGCTGCTTCCTGGCGGTCTGGGGCAATCACGGCGCGACCGTGGTGCATATCGAGCCGGCAGTGCGCGCGGTGACGGTGGTGACGCAACTGGGCTCGGTGCTGCCGTTGCTCAGTTCCTCCACCGGATTGGTGTTCAACGCCTTTCTCCCGGATCGCGAGACCATCGACCTGCGCGAAGCCGAACTCAAGGCCGGCCATCCGCACCCGCTGGCCGATGCCGCCACCTATGCGGCGACCTGCGAACAGATCCGCCGACGTGGACTGCATTTCGTCAATGGTCTGCTGATGCCGGGGGTCGATGCCTTGTCGGCGCCGGTGTTCAATGCCCTGGGGCAGGTGGCAGCCGTGTTGACGGTGGTCGGCCCGACGTCGTTGTTCCCTGCCGATGAAAAAGGCCCGGCAGCCCAGCGCCTGCTGGCGGCCAGCGAAGCGATCAGTTGGCGGATGGGCTACCAGAAAAACTGA
- a CDS encoding LrgB family protein: MKLEWMSLFWLALTLAAYVFSRWSYRRTGRYLLSPLILVPVILLAVAIPLHTAYAEYSRDTHWLILVLGPATVAFAVPIWQQRGLIVRHWPALLLGMLAGSVASIGSSYGLARALSLDSALTLSLVPRSITTPFAMPLARDLGGVPELTAVFVLITGVFGAMVGGVLLKWLPLRSSLARGALLGIGAHGAGVSRAREAGGEEGTVAGLVMVLTGLLNLFAAPLLAMLI, translated from the coding sequence ATGAAGCTTGAGTGGATGTCGCTGTTCTGGCTGGCGCTGACCCTGGCGGCTTATGTCTTCAGCCGCTGGAGCTACCGTCGCACGGGACGTTACCTGTTGTCGCCGCTGATCCTGGTGCCGGTCATCCTGCTGGCGGTAGCCATTCCGCTGCATACCGCCTATGCCGAATATTCGCGTGATACCCATTGGCTGATCCTGGTATTGGGGCCCGCTACCGTCGCTTTTGCGGTGCCGATCTGGCAGCAGCGGGGCCTGATCGTGCGTCATTGGCCGGCATTGTTGCTGGGCATGCTGGCCGGCAGCGTGGCTTCCATCGGCAGCTCCTACGGATTGGCCCGCGCCCTGTCGCTGGACAGTGCCTTGACCTTGTCGCTGGTACCGCGTTCGATCACGACCCCCTTCGCCATGCCCCTGGCTCGGGATCTGGGCGGCGTGCCCGAACTGACGGCGGTGTTCGTGCTGATCACCGGCGTGTTCGGCGCGATGGTCGGTGGTGTCTTGCTCAAATGGCTGCCGTTGCGCAGCAGTCTGGCGCGGGGTGCGCTGTTAGGCATCGGTGCCCATGGCGCCGGGGTCAGTCGGGCCCGCGAAGCCGGCGGCGAGGAGGGCACGGTCGCCGGTCTGGTGATGGTCCTGACCGGTCTGCTGAACCTGTTTGCCGCGCCCTTGCTGGCGATGCTGATCTGA
- the hmgA gene encoding homogentisate 1,2-dioxygenase: MHPDSTTLAYQSGFGNEFSSEALPGALPVGQNSPQKAPYGLYTELLSGTAFTMSRSEARRTWLYRIQPSANHPAFAKLERQLAGGPLGEVTPNRLRWNPLPIPQQPTDFIDGLVSMVANSAADKPAGISIYGYRANRSMERVFFNADGELLLVPEQGRLRIATELGVLELEPLEIAVLPRGLKFRVELLDAQARGYVAENHGAPLRLPDLGPIGSNGLANPRDFLTPVAHYEERRQPTTLVQKFLGELWGCELDHSPLNVVAWHGNNVPYKYDLRRFNTIGTVSFDHPDPSIFTVLTSPTSVPGMANLDFVIFPPRWMVAENTFRPPWFHRNLMNEFMGLIQGAYDAKAEGFLPGGASLHSCMSAHGPDGETCSKAIAAELAPSKIDNTMAFMFETSQVLRPSRFALDCPQLQNDYDACWASLPNTFTPDRR; the protein is encoded by the coding sequence ATGCATCCCGACTCGACGACGCTGGCCTATCAGTCCGGCTTCGGTAATGAATTCAGCAGCGAGGCGTTGCCCGGTGCGCTGCCTGTGGGCCAGAACTCGCCACAGAAAGCGCCTTATGGGCTCTACACCGAACTGTTGTCCGGCACTGCGTTCACCATGTCCCGCAGCGAAGCCCGCCGGACCTGGCTATACCGCATCCAGCCCTCGGCCAATCACCCGGCGTTCGCCAAGCTCGAACGGCAGTTGGCGGGTGGCCCGCTGGGCGAGGTGACTCCCAACCGTCTGCGCTGGAACCCTCTGCCGATTCCGCAGCAACCCACGGATTTCATCGATGGCCTGGTGAGCATGGTCGCCAACTCGGCGGCGGATAAACCGGCCGGCATCAGCATCTACGGCTACCGCGCCAACCGCTCGATGGAGCGGGTGTTCTTCAATGCCGACGGCGAGCTGCTGCTGGTGCCGGAACAGGGACGCTTGCGCATCGCCACCGAACTGGGTGTCCTGGAACTCGAACCGCTGGAAATCGCCGTGTTGCCCCGTGGCCTGAAATTCCGCGTCGAACTGCTCGATGCCCAGGCCCGAGGTTATGTCGCCGAAAACCATGGTGCGCCGCTGCGCCTGCCGGACCTGGGGCCGATCGGCAGCAATGGCCTGGCCAACCCACGTGATTTTCTCACGCCCGTGGCGCATTACGAAGAGCGCCGGCAGCCGACCACCCTGGTGCAGAAATTCCTCGGCGAACTGTGGGGTTGCGAGCTGGATCACTCGCCGCTGAACGTGGTCGCCTGGCACGGTAACAACGTGCCATACAAATACGACCTGCGGCGTTTCAACACGATCGGTACCGTCAGTTTCGATCATCCCGACCCGTCGATCTTCACTGTGCTGACCTCGCCGACCAGCGTGCCGGGCATGGCCAACCTCGACTTCGTGATCTTCCCGCCGCGCTGGATGGTTGCCGAAAACACCTTCCGTCCGCCCTGGTTCCACCGCAACCTGATGAACGAATTCATGGGGCTGATCCAGGGCGCCTACGATGCCAAGGCCGAAGGTTTCCTGCCGGGCGGTGCGTCCCTGCACAGTTGCATGAGCGCCCATGGCCCGGACGGCGAAACCTGCAGCAAGGCGATCGCCGCCGAGCTGGCGCCGAGCAAGATCGACAACACCATGGCTTTCATGTTCGAGACCAGCCAGGTGCTGCGTCCGAGCCGCTTCGCCCTGGACTGCCCGCAGTTGCAGAATGACTACGACGCCTGCTGGGCCAGCCTGCCCAACACCTTCACCCCGGATCGGAGATAA
- a CDS encoding SDR family oxidoreductase, with the protein MSESVRFEDKVVIVTGAGGGLGRAHALLFARHGARVVVNDLGGSSHGEGASASAADQVVAQIREAGGTAVANHDSVTDGDKIVQNALDAFGRVDVVVNNAGILRDKSFLKMEDTDWELVYRVHVEGAYKVTRAAWPHLREQNYGRVIFTSSTSGIYGNFGQSNYGMAKLGLYGLTRTLAIEGRKNNILVNAIAPTGGTRMTEGLIPPQVFELLKPELISPLVVFLGSEQCEETSGLFEVGGGWIGKTRWERSLGVGFDPHNGFGVDEVAANWQKICDFDNAVHPDDTPESLQQMMANLQKYSG; encoded by the coding sequence ATGAGTGAGTCTGTGCGCTTCGAAGATAAAGTGGTGATCGTCACCGGAGCCGGCGGTGGCCTGGGGCGTGCCCATGCATTGCTGTTCGCCCGCCACGGTGCGCGGGTGGTGGTCAACGATCTCGGCGGTTCGAGCCATGGCGAAGGTGCCAGTGCCTCGGCGGCGGATCAGGTGGTGGCACAGATCCGTGAGGCTGGCGGCACTGCCGTCGCCAACCATGATTCGGTGACCGATGGCGACAAGATCGTGCAGAACGCTCTGGACGCCTTCGGCCGCGTCGATGTGGTGGTGAACAACGCCGGGATCCTGCGGGACAAGTCCTTCCTCAAGATGGAGGATACCGACTGGGAGCTGGTCTACCGGGTGCATGTCGAAGGTGCCTACAAGGTGACCCGCGCCGCCTGGCCGCACCTGCGGGAGCAGAACTATGGTCGGGTGATTTTCACCTCCTCGACTTCCGGTATCTATGGCAACTTCGGCCAGTCCAACTACGGTATGGCCAAGCTCGGGCTCTACGGGCTCACCCGGACCCTGGCGATCGAGGGGCGCAAGAACAACATTCTGGTCAATGCCATTGCGCCCACGGGCGGCACGCGCATGACCGAAGGCCTGATCCCGCCGCAGGTGTTCGAACTGCTCAAGCCGGAACTGATCAGTCCCCTGGTGGTGTTCCTCGGCAGCGAGCAGTGCGAGGAAACCTCCGGCCTGTTCGAAGTCGGTGGCGGCTGGATCGGCAAGACCCGCTGGGAGCGTAGCCTGGGGGTCGGTTTCGATCCGCACAACGGCTTCGGGGTCGATGAGGTGGCTGCCAACTGGCAGAAGATCTGCGATTTCGACAATGCCGTGCATCCCGACGATACGCCCGAGTCGCTGCAGCAAATGATGGCCAACCTGCAAAAATACAGCGGCTGA
- a CDS encoding LysR family transcriptional regulator, translated as MEFKQLRSFVEVVHQGGFTQAAKTLHISQSAVSKQVAQLEHSLGVTLLDRQGPKVLPTAAGRVVLQRAEEMLRLRSGLLHELDDLSQLARGELRLGLPQLGGDTVFAGLFAEYRRRYPNISIQLLEGGSLSIEPAVLSGELELGAGLTPNNPAFDCQPFCDEPLDVLLAIDHPLAEEGSIRLEQLADTPFLLYQRSFVLTHRLIQACERLGFTPKESGRSGQADFLAALVAAGQGVALMPSVVARSLVRPGVVRLSLSSPTDLRWDIAFIWRRGAYLSQAAQAWLALLRERPISLSVR; from the coding sequence ATGGAATTCAAACAACTGCGCAGTTTTGTCGAAGTGGTTCACCAGGGCGGATTCACCCAGGCCGCCAAGACCTTGCACATCAGTCAGTCGGCGGTAAGCAAGCAGGTCGCCCAACTGGAGCACAGCCTCGGGGTCACGCTGCTGGATCGCCAAGGGCCGAAGGTGCTGCCAACCGCCGCCGGTCGGGTGGTATTACAGCGGGCCGAAGAAATGCTGCGCCTGCGCAGCGGGCTGCTGCACGAGCTTGACGATCTGAGCCAGTTGGCCCGGGGAGAATTGCGCCTGGGTCTGCCACAACTGGGTGGCGATACCGTGTTCGCCGGGCTGTTCGCCGAGTATCGACGGCGCTACCCGAATATCTCGATCCAGTTGCTCGAAGGCGGCAGCCTGAGCATCGAGCCGGCGGTGTTGAGTGGTGAACTGGAGTTGGGCGCCGGCCTCACCCCGAACAATCCGGCGTTCGACTGCCAACCGTTCTGCGACGAGCCGCTGGATGTACTGCTGGCGATCGACCATCCGCTGGCCGAGGAAGGCTCGATTCGCCTGGAGCAACTGGCCGATACGCCGTTCCTGCTCTATCAGCGCAGTTTCGTGCTCACTCACCGCCTGATCCAGGCCTGCGAACGGCTGGGGTTCACGCCCAAGGAGAGCGGGCGTAGCGGCCAGGCGGACTTTCTCGCCGCACTGGTGGCCGCAGGACAAGGCGTCGCCCTGATGCCCAGCGTGGTCGCGCGTTCCCTGGTACGCCCTGGCGTGGTCCGCCTCAGCTTGAGTTCGCCCACCGACCTGCGCTGGGATATTGCCTTCATCTGGCGCCGGGGTGCCTATCTCTCGCAAGCCGCCCAGGCCTGGCTGGCACTACTGCGCGAACGGCCAATCAGCCTTTCAGTGCGCTGA